One part of the Acidobacteriota bacterium genome encodes these proteins:
- a CDS encoding DMT family transporter, which translates to MPCPPVDTGDPCRPAGRARGRVAAALITVQILFGLHYLAAKRLLEEIEPRVWALARVAAAAVLLAAAVRLGRRRWPRRQDRLAVAGLSLFGVVINQVCFVEGLSRTSPTHSALINTTIPVLTLLIAILLRQERVDRRRVLAVALAFAGALAIIDPRSAAAEPVRVAGDLLTALNAASFALFLVLSKPVVARNDPLGVTALLFLFGAGGVLAVAAPELPGFRPGEVSAEAWGLAVFIVVGPTVGAYLLNYWALARAASSEVALFIYLQPLVAAGLATACFGERPGMRVIGGGLLVCAGVYAAVRVPTPAGGDRYPRWRGG; encoded by the coding sequence ATGCCGTGCCCTCCGGTCGACACGGGCGACCCCTGCCGCCCGGCGGGCCGGGCGCGCGGGCGCGTCGCCGCCGCCCTGATCACGGTCCAGATCCTGTTCGGACTCCACTATCTGGCCGCCAAGCGGCTGTTGGAGGAGATCGAACCGAGGGTGTGGGCGCTGGCGCGAGTGGCGGCGGCGGCGGTCCTGCTGGCGGCGGCGGTGCGGCTCGGCCGGCGACGGTGGCCCCGAAGACAGGACCGCCTGGCGGTGGCGGGGTTGTCGCTGTTCGGAGTCGTGATCAATCAGGTCTGCTTCGTCGAGGGGCTGAGCCGGACGAGTCCCACCCACTCGGCGCTGATCAACACGACGATTCCCGTCCTCACGCTGCTGATCGCGATCCTCCTGCGACAGGAGCGAGTCGACCGGCGGCGGGTTCTGGCCGTCGCGCTGGCGTTCGCCGGAGCTCTGGCCATCATCGATCCTCGCTCGGCGGCCGCGGAGCCGGTGCGCGTGGCCGGCGACCTGCTCACGGCGTTGAACGCGGCGTCGTTCGCGCTGTTCCTCGTCCTGAGCAAGCCGGTGGTGGCGCGGAACGATCCCCTCGGAGTCACGGCACTGCTCTTCCTCTTCGGTGCGGGGGGCGTGCTGGCCGTGGCCGCGCCGGAGCTGCCAGGTTTCCGTCCGGGCGAGGTCTCCGCCGAGGCGTGGGGCCTCGCGGTGTTCATCGTCGTCGGCCCGACGGTCGGCGCCTACCTGCTGAACTACTGGGCGCTGGCTCGGGCCGCCTCTTCCGAGGTCGCGCTGTTCATCTATCTGCAGCCGCTGGTCGCGGCAGGTCTCGCCACGGCCTGTTTCGGCGAACGGCCGGGGATGCGCGTGATCGGCGGCGGGCTGCTCGTCTGCGCCGGCGTGTACGCGGCGGTCCGGGTGCCGACCCCCGCCGGCGGCGATCGATATCCGCGCTGGCGTGGCGGCTGA
- a CDS encoding leucyl aminopeptidase family protein yields MPLRLAGRSPARSEARLQIGDEGLPPALRHEVDRQWGASPVAVTATLGLLEESLLVAVKPPQWGDPAAVARRFARAGRALTRERVQRAVFALRDVPDDSLMPLILGLSRGLYRFDRYKTGPRPAPPMVSLLSNRRGWPASAHRALAIAEATAFTRDLVNTPAEDMGPDELEAEARRVARAGGLKVKVLRAGRCARMGMGALTAVGRASPRAPRMIVLEYEGAPGSSDVLSFAGKGICFDTGGLDLKTASGMLLMKKDMGGAATILGAAQAIAALEPEANVRFYIAAAENAVAGNALRPGDVVRALDGTTIEIGNTDAEGRLVLADAVALAVREGATRIVDVATLTGAAMIALGRVRVPLLGNDESLLTDLETAAAEVGERVWRLPADPEYREAIKGKVADLRNVGRRGEAGVIAGGLFIGHFAGRTPWAHLDISPASWSDGRDGDGPEGATGVMVATLVRLALGDLREPA; encoded by the coding sequence ATGCCGCTGCGCCTGGCGGGGCGCTCCCCGGCGAGGAGCGAGGCTCGGCTCCAGATCGGCGACGAGGGTCTGCCGCCGGCGCTCAGGCACGAGGTCGACCGGCAGTGGGGCGCCTCTCCGGTCGCGGTGACCGCCACGCTGGGACTCCTGGAGGAGTCGCTCCTCGTCGCGGTCAAGCCGCCCCAGTGGGGCGATCCGGCTGCCGTCGCGCGCCGGTTCGCCCGGGCCGGGCGGGCGCTCACGCGGGAACGCGTGCAGCGGGCTGTCTTCGCTCTCCGAGACGTCCCGGACGACAGCCTGATGCCCCTCATCCTCGGCCTGAGCCGGGGCCTGTACCGCTTCGACCGGTACAAGACCGGACCGCGGCCGGCCCCGCCCATGGTCTCTCTCTTGTCGAACCGCCGCGGATGGCCCGCATCCGCCCACCGGGCACTCGCGATCGCCGAGGCCACCGCGTTCACCCGCGATCTCGTCAACACCCCCGCCGAGGACATGGGGCCGGACGAACTGGAGGCCGAGGCCCGACGGGTCGCCCGCGCCGGCGGCTTGAAGGTGAAGGTGCTGCGCGCCGGCCGCTGCGCCCGGATGGGCATGGGCGCGTTGACCGCGGTGGGCCGGGCGAGCCCCCGTGCCCCGCGCATGATCGTCCTCGAGTACGAGGGGGCCCCCGGATCGTCCGACGTTCTCTCCTTCGCGGGCAAGGGCATCTGTTTCGACACCGGGGGGCTCGACCTCAAGACCGCCTCCGGGATGCTCCTGATGAAGAAGGACATGGGAGGAGCGGCGACGATCCTCGGCGCGGCGCAAGCGATCGCCGCTCTCGAACCGGAGGCCAACGTCCGCTTCTACATCGCGGCTGCCGAGAACGCCGTGGCGGGCAACGCCCTCCGGCCGGGCGACGTCGTCCGTGCCCTCGACGGAACCACCATCGAGATCGGGAACACCGACGCCGAAGGGCGGCTGGTGCTGGCCGACGCCGTCGCGCTCGCCGTTCGCGAGGGCGCCACGCGCATCGTGGACGTGGCCACGCTCACCGGCGCCGCGATGATCGCCTTGGGGCGCGTCCGCGTGCCCCTTCTCGGCAACGACGAGTCGCTCCTGACCGACCTCGAAACCGCCGCCGCCGAGGTCGGGGAGCGCGTTTGGCGCCTGCCGGCCGATCCCGAGTACCGCGAAGCGATCAAGGGCAAGGTCGCGGACCTGCGAAATGTCGGCCGTCGCGGCGAGGCCGGCGTCATCGCCGGGGGGCTGTTCATCGGCCATTTCGCCGGCCGCACGCCCTGGGCCCACCTCGACATCTCCCCCGCGTCCTGGTCGGACGGCAGGGATGGCGACGGCCCCGAGGGAGCGACGGGCGTGATGGTGGCGACGCTGGTCCGCCTCGCCCTCGGAGACCTGCGCGAGCCGGCCTGA
- the rpoZ gene encoding DNA-directed RNA polymerase subunit omega: MDKPIEDALKKIPNRFLLTTVVARRWESLVAGSPPLVEVRPGMSKIDIVLREILEDRVTVDPESKKIVLAGEPEVEEHDEPLFNEPLVPDSESIQRAVKPEGE; this comes from the coding sequence GTGGACAAGCCGATCGAAGATGCGCTGAAGAAGATCCCGAACCGCTTTCTTCTGACCACGGTCGTGGCGCGCCGCTGGGAGAGCCTCGTGGCCGGGAGTCCCCCGCTGGTGGAGGTCCGGCCCGGCATGTCCAAGATCGATATCGTGCTGCGCGAGATCCTCGAGGACCGGGTGACGGTCGATCCGGAGTCGAAGAAGATCGTCCTCGCCGGCGAGCCGGAGGTCGAAGAGCACGACGAGCCTCTGTTCAACGAGCCGCTCGTGCCCGACAGCGAGAGCATCCAGCGCGCCGTGAAGCCGGAAGGGGAGTAG
- the rho gene encoding transcription termination factor Rho, with the protein MSLNELTRMPIDELAALARQLGLRHTGGLRKQDLIFEILQHHAEKRGLVLAEGVLEVLPEGYGFLRSPDYSYLPGPDDVYVSPSQISRFSLMTGNVVAGLVRHPKPDEKYFALIKVQSVNGKDPELSRDRILFENLTPLYPMEQIRLETTPDNLTGRVMDLLTPVGKGQRGLIVAAPRTGKTMLLQSVANSISTNHPEIELIVLLIDERPEEVTDMRRTVDGEVISSTFDEPATRHVQVAEMVIEKAKRMVEYGKDVVILLDSITRLARAYNAVQPPSGKVLSGGLDANALQRPKRFFGAARNVEEGGSLTILGTALIDTGSRMDEVIFEEFKGTGNMELHLDRRLADRRVFPAIDITRSGTRKEELLLDQDTLNAVWILRKVLTQMNDMEAMELLLDRLKKTDSNAAFIQMMREGR; encoded by the coding sequence ATCTCGCTGAACGAGCTGACGCGGATGCCGATCGACGAGCTCGCGGCGCTGGCCCGGCAGCTCGGGCTCCGGCACACCGGCGGACTGCGCAAGCAGGATCTGATCTTCGAGATCCTCCAGCACCATGCGGAGAAGCGCGGCCTGGTGCTCGCAGAGGGTGTGCTGGAAGTGCTCCCGGAGGGCTACGGCTTCCTCCGCTCGCCGGACTACAGCTACCTGCCGGGTCCCGACGACGTCTACGTCTCGCCGTCGCAGATCAGCCGATTCTCCCTGATGACCGGCAACGTGGTGGCCGGCCTGGTCCGCCACCCGAAGCCGGACGAGAAGTACTTCGCGCTGATCAAGGTCCAGTCGGTCAACGGGAAGGATCCTGAGCTGTCGCGCGACCGGATTCTCTTCGAGAACCTCACGCCTCTCTACCCGATGGAGCAGATCCGCCTCGAAACGACGCCCGACAATCTGACGGGACGGGTCATGGATCTGCTGACACCGGTCGGCAAGGGCCAGCGGGGGCTGATCGTCGCCGCGCCGCGGACGGGCAAGACCATGCTGCTCCAGTCGGTGGCCAATTCGATCTCCACCAATCACCCGGAGATCGAGTTGATCGTGCTCCTCATCGACGAGCGCCCCGAGGAGGTCACCGACATGCGGCGCACGGTCGACGGCGAGGTCATCTCGTCCACGTTCGACGAGCCGGCGACGCGTCATGTGCAGGTGGCCGAGATGGTGATCGAGAAGGCCAAGCGCATGGTGGAGTACGGCAAGGATGTCGTGATCCTGCTCGATTCGATCACCAGGCTCGCCCGCGCCTACAACGCGGTGCAGCCGCCCTCGGGGAAGGTCCTGTCCGGCGGACTCGACGCGAACGCCCTGCAACGCCCCAAGCGTTTCTTCGGAGCGGCACGGAACGTCGAGGAGGGCGGATCGCTCACCATCCTGGGCACCGCGCTCATCGACACCGGTTCGCGGATGGACGAGGTGATCTTCGAGGAGTTCAAGGGCACCGGAAACATGGAACTTCACCTCGACCGGCGCCTCGCGGACCGGCGGGTCTTCCCGGCCATCGACATCACCAGGTCGGGAACGCGGAAGGAGGAGCTGCTGCTCGATCAGGACACACTGAATGCGGTGTGGATCCTGCGGAAGGTGCTGACGCAGATGAACGACATGGAGGCGATGGAGCTTCTCCTCGACCGCCTCAAGAAGACCGATTCGAACGCGGCGTTCATCCAAATGATGCGCGAGGGCCGCTGA
- a CDS encoding divalent-cation tolerance protein CutA: MADSNLPPVIVVLCTVPREDIAADLARMLVERRLAACVNVVPGLRSFYRWQGETQDDREALLVIKTRRDLFDDLARTLAGEHPYDVPEVVALPVDDCHRPYWEWLVESVG, translated from the coding sequence ATGGCCGACTCGAACCTCCCACCCGTCATCGTGGTTCTCTGCACGGTACCGCGGGAGGACATCGCCGCCGATCTCGCCCGGATGCTGGTCGAGCGGCGCCTGGCCGCCTGCGTGAACGTCGTTCCCGGGCTCCGATCGTTCTACCGCTGGCAGGGGGAGACACAGGACGATCGGGAGGCGCTCCTGGTGATCAAGACGCGGAGGGACCTGTTCGACGACCTCGCGCGAACGCTGGCCGGGGAGCATCCGTACGACGTGCCGGAGGTGGTCGCCCTCCCGGTCGACGACTGCCACCGGCCGTACTGGGAATGGCTGGTCGAGTCGGTCGGCTGA